The genomic stretch ATGGTGGAACGGTACTTGGACTTAATGATCTTCATGTGGGAAAAGGCTGACTCACATGAATAAGTGGAGCCGAATAATGCAGTCAAGGACGTAGCACATTTCCTCATGTTGGGGTACTTTTCCTCTGTGAGTAAGTTCCAGAACTGTCCATGAGCTCTGGACTTCAGCTGAATGTCGGCTTGTAGTGTCAAAATCTCATCTTCCACTCCAGAAGAGTTCAGGTGAAACAGTGTTGCAATTTTTGATGCTTGTGAATCAACCTCAGCATCTTCCCGAAAAGGATTGCACATGAATGTAGCGACTGGCTCGAGCAAAGAAAAGTCTTGAAAACGTTTGTCAAACTCTGACAGACAATTGTCTATCTGCTCTGTGTAGCGTCCACTGTCAAGTTGCATACAGGCCTTTCCTTGCATCTCCAGCTCTGACGACAGGTTCTGGAAGTTTGCCAAATCATGGTGCTGCAGCTTTGAGGAGAGATGTTGCATCTTTTGTTTGAAAGCATCAACTAAGCTGATCATATTGATCACTCCACTATTTCCTTGCAGCTCTAGATTAAGGTcattcaacatgtttgtcagATCGGTTTCAGTTTTGCACATTCTAATCAAGTGACTTGGGAGGTCACCTCATCtgttgtgatttcttttttctttttttatatgttgcATCATGCGCCTGTGTTAGGAAAATGATCTCAAAGAGGCACAGAGTCGCTGAAGTTTCGAGTGTTTATTCATCTTGCAGCAAGGAGACAAGtcatatacagtacagcagTACAGAGTTGTCTGACTAAATACATGAAGCGATAGTTCTCTTATAGTCTGAATACATGAATGAAGCTGTGAAAGGCGTCCCTTTGATAATACAATGCTACTATAATTTACGACATAGTATCAAGATTAAATAACAGGAAACACCAGCTGGGTTTGTGGGAAGACTACAATTCGGTACTTTTCCAATCCTGATAAGCGGGAGTTCATACGGTCAGACAGTTGCTTCGCAGACCGTGCTTTCTTAAGTGTAATAGAAATATCAAACATAATAATAGCAATATTTTTCTAAAAGCCTGCAATTTGTGACTATGCTAAGTGCTGTATGAATATGTTTTACATTACTTACTTGGCtatgaaaaatctgaaataactccaccttcacaattttacacTTTTTCACAACTCATTACACAAGGTTTTAATGAagaaaagacactaaaatgtaattatttatggTGTATTATTTGTTGCTGTAATATCACACTACTATAGTACAGACAGAGtggaacacaaaaaacacaaatacctGCAAATGGAACTGCAATAGTTACCAGTTACATTACTTGTTCAGTTTTTATGGATACAGTTTATTTAGTAGATGGTAGTTTTTCAGAATTTTGTTGTACTGTGTATTATGAAAGGATGCCTCTGTCACAGTATTTCATCCATCTCATAACTTCTAAAACTGCAGTTATAAAATCACCATAGAATATGACACAGTATAAATAACAACTATAACCTTGCATTCAACTTTACAAATATGTtataactgtataatattatacactgggcttgttcatgtgtattttcacatttatcatatttgatttaattatcATAAGGACCACATGTATAGACAGGTTGTCAGGTGGGTTTTGGTGAACCGGTCAGAATCAAAAATCCTGTTCTAATTTTTTAACACCCTGCCACAGAAGTCACATTGAATTTACCCCCATGTCTTTCTCTACATTATACTAGCATTACAGGATTCAGGCTGCAAAATCTGAAATGTAACTATGAATTTAATAGATTTTCTGAACCATGGGTAGAAAAAGGCATAGATCATAGGGTTTAGACAGGAGTTAATATACAACAACCAGACTACAATGAGTGAAGATGAACTGCTGGCTTCAATATCCTCTCCTACAAGGGCTGGAGAGTAATATGGACAGATACATATTAGAAACACAACAACTACAATACCAAGAGTCCTGGCTGCTTTCATCTCAGATTTTTTAGGAGTTACTTTCACTGAACGCTTGACTGTGACAGTTGCAATATGAGACCTCATAGTACGAGCCTGAGACACAGCAACCACAAATACTCTCATATACAGGACTACAATGACAGTAATTGGACTTATAAAGGTGAAGAAAAAGTCAACAGTTCCTGTGATATAGTTGAGGATAACTACACACTCTCCATAGCAAGAGTTCTGTCCATCAGGTCGTGTCAGAAAGTAATTTAAAATCAGACTGTTATAGAGAACAGAGCAGAtccaacacagacaaacacatatttttgttcTATCCAGAGTAACTTTGGTGGTGTACTGTAGAGGGTCACAGATAGCCAAATAACGATCAATCGATATGAGAACCATATTTCCAACTGATGAGGACGTAATGATGAAATCTGCAATATAATACAGAGCACACATGTGGTCACCCAGGTACCAGCAGGTCTCTGTAATAAGGATTTCAACCGGCATCAGCAGTAGGCCAACAAGAAAGTCTGAGACAgccagagagaggatgaggaagtTGGTAGGGTTTTGCAGCTGCCTGAGGAGAAAGAATATTATAACTTGTGAGATTATCATTAACAGCAGTTTGTCAGTAAcagcacatacatacatacatacatacatagaaaGCACATGCTTAAAGCAGCTTACAGCATTATATAAAACTATCATGAACTGAAAGTTTCACATTAGAAGGCCTTAAAAGGAAATCTATGTTCCACCTCAATCACATTTCCTGTTGTAAATTCTCACCATTGAAATGATCATCAATTGTATTTTTGTCACTAACAACAGTAATAGAAAAGCACAtacttaaaataacattaatagcATTATGTTTGATTTTCTCAAGTAAGGATTTGTAACAAAACTATTATTAACTTTCAGATTAGAAGGCCTGAAGATGGAATCTTTGTGCCACCTCAATCACATTTCATcatgtcatttttcattatgaaaatgtatttgaaaatatatatgcTTAGTTAGTTGATCTCTGCCTGAAGTGGGAGATGGAGATGATGACCAGCAGGTTGAGAGTCGCAGTGAGCAGGGAGATGGATGATAGCAGGATATAAGCAAGCAAGGCATCAGACTGAGACACCATGGGTTTCCTGCAGGAATTGTTGAGAAGTTGTGGAAAGCAGAGTTCAGCTGCGTCTGGAGTCTCcatcatcagagagagagaggagtaggAGAGGTGTCTCTGAGTTCTGGATGCTTTTTGACCAAAGCTCTCTGTCATCAGCcaatttatctattttttctgTGCGGCAGAGACTGAAGTcccccccttcccttccttaGTTTCTCTGGTCATTTTCATCTCAGGCATTGTCCACTGCATAAGACGGAAGTGTTACAGGACAGAACACCTATAGAAAGCTACTGGACGAGAGGAGAAGCTCTTATTTTACAAAGATCTGCTAAACTATTTTAATGCACTCTTAAATTAAGTTCTGACTGCTTACTTTGCTATTttaatttcttaaaaaaaatatgaagaatttaTTTGAGAAAAAATTGTTGTTGGTGCTGTATTTTTAGCAGGGTTGTCAAACTATCGCTTTTATCGCAATTAATCGCTGAATTTCAATAGTTTATTGCAATTAATCCcattttttattgcatgtttaaaattatattatttatcatttcacaGCAATTTATAtccatattaacaatgtaaagaAATTCTTACCAGTGTATCTTGTTTGGGAATCAAATGATTGCATAGTTACTTTATTAACTTgacttttagatttatttcaaatcaaaagaaATGCAATGAGCCTGAGGTAACAGAATGTCTACTTCAAAAATATagcctgtcttaaaacaataaagataTGCTACAACAATGTGTTCTTGATGTAGGAGACAACTTCAAAGTGCTTATTctgtgaaatacatttcttttttaatggaaGGACTATGCTGTTCCACATTgagaaatactgtatgtgcatgcacAAAACGTAGAGCACATTATAATAAAGtgcataacaaacaaaaaaatactccaTAGCTCTATTATCTCTGAGTTCAGAAAACGGAGGAACTTGCCACATTGAGAAATATGCACAACTGCACGACATTATGCAGAAACATGTGGCGCGTTAGGACATTGCATCGCGATTATCGTGTTAATGCTGGCAGCCCTAATTTTTAGATCTGCATGGAGCATTCAACACAGTCAatcataatgttttaatataaaaaactgTCTCGATTTAACTTCTCATCAAGAGCATAGATGtcttcatactgtatatagtcCCCAGACTGAAAACTAAACATGGGGAAGCAGCATTCAGTTTTTATCCTCCACATAACTGGAACAAACTGCATGTCTGTTACAACTCtcacttcttttaaatcacagctgaagaTTTGCCTCACACACGCTGCCCCTTGGGACACGTCATAAACAGATTTAATATagcttttcatttattatcaGACACTTTTCATTCAAACTTAGAGAGGCTTTATGTTATCTGGGCTCCTATACTGCCTAAAGCTCTGAGAGATGAGACGGTAGAGCATTTTCTACAGCTCAGTGCTGATAAGACCCAGAAAAGGTTACCTCTGTTGTAATGTACTGAGTATATTTTCTCCACTGCCCACTCCAACCTGCATAATTTAGGGGtaatatttgattaatccttGTCATTCAACACCCATGTGAAGCAGCTGACCAGATCTTGTTTTTTTACGCTTAAGAATGATTAGTATTTTATACAGCTGAACTACAGATGATTATACATGCCTTTATCTCATCCCACATTGACTACTGTAACATACTTTTCTCCTTACTTAGTATCTCTGCCCTTGAACATCTGCCGACAATCCAGAATGCTGCCG from Scomber scombrus chromosome 13, fScoSco1.1, whole genome shotgun sequence encodes the following:
- the LOC133992911 gene encoding trace amine-associated receptor 13c-like codes for the protein METPDAAELCFPQLLNNSCRKPMVSQSDALLAYILLSSISLLTATLNLLVIISISHFRQLQNPTNFLILSLAVSDFLVGLLLMPVEILITETCWYLGDHMCALYYIADFIITSSSVGNMVLISIDRYLAICDPLQYTTKVTLDRTKICVCLCWICSVLYNSLILNYFLTRPDGQNSCYGECVVILNYITGTVDFFFTFISPITVIVVLYMRVFVVAVSQARTMRSHIATVTVKRSVKVTPKKSEMKAARTLGIVVVVFLICICPYYSPALVGEDIEASSSSSLIVVWLLYINSCLNPMIYAFFYPWFRKSIKFIVTFQILQPESCNASIM